A region from the Mercenaria mercenaria strain notata chromosome 7, MADL_Memer_1, whole genome shotgun sequence genome encodes:
- the LOC123555078 gene encoding adenosine 5'-monophosphoramidase HINT3-like isoform X1 produces MTEVDGCIFCKIAGGNDEKTEILHRDDTLVVFRDIRPATSHHYLVVTTEHISDAKQLKFENLGLVERMVEVGKDVVQKQGGDIIDLRSIVKQGLQLVLITLDISYDGVHRHEGMREKKLVSLNAEHQARELPVDWVIDRLKKMKPKDTHSNSGT; encoded by the exons atgacaGAGGTGGACGGATGTATATTCTGCAAAATAGCTGGAGGAAATGATGAAAAGACGGAAATACTGCACAGG GATGATACACTGGTCGTATTCAGAGACATCCGGCCTGCCACATCACATCACTACCTTGTAGTAACAACGGAACATATCTCAGACGCCAAGCAACTCAAGTTCGAAAACTTAGGATTAG tAGAGAGAATGGTGGAGGTTGGAAAAGACGTTGTACAGAAACAAGGAGGGGACATTATTGACTTAAG gtcgattgtgaagcaaggtctacaacttgtattaatcactctcgacattTCTTATGATGGagtccatcgccacgagggtatgagggAAAAGAAGCTAGTTTCTCtaaatgctgagcaccaagcaagggaaCTACCG GTTGACTGGGTGATAGATAGACTGAAAAAGATGAAACCGAAAGACACGCACAGCAACAGTGGAACTTGA
- the LOC123555078 gene encoding adenosine 5'-monophosphoramidase HINT3-like isoform X2, which produces MTEVDGCIFCKIAGGNDEKTEILHRDDTLVVFRDIRPATSHHYLVVTTEHISDAKQLKFENLGLVERMVEVGKDVVQKQGGDIIDLRMGFHWPPFHMISHLHLHVISSTSQMGFIAKGIFMERALWFAKVDWVIDRLKKMKPKDTHSNSGT; this is translated from the exons atgacaGAGGTGGACGGATGTATATTCTGCAAAATAGCTGGAGGAAATGATGAAAAGACGGAAATACTGCACAGG GATGATACACTGGTCGTATTCAGAGACATCCGGCCTGCCACATCACATCACTACCTTGTAGTAACAACGGAACATATCTCAGACGCCAAGCAACTCAAGTTCGAAAACTTAGGATTAG tAGAGAGAATGGTGGAGGTTGGAAAAGACGTTGTACAGAAACAAGGAGGGGACATTATTGACTTAAG GATGGGGTTTCACTGGCCACCGTTTCATATGATATCACATTTACATCTTCACGTGATTTCTTCGACCAGTCAGATGGGGTTTATCGCAAAGGGTATTTTCATGGAACGTGCACTTTGGTTTGCAAAG GTTGACTGGGTGATAGATAGACTGAAAAAGATGAAACCGAAAGACACGCACAGCAACAGTGGAACTTGA
- the LOC128558406 gene encoding rho guanine nucleotide exchange factor 6-like, with protein sequence MFDTIYHRKIPLKKIDERLQNPQADNKQSKPWTGSLVDTVYSLRDQVKALEMDQKKMKKDLEDETKARKSLENLIKKFMKNQQSMNLVNKDKEMEENHT encoded by the exons ATGTTTGATACcatatatcacagaaaaatacCGTTAAAGAAAATAGATGAAAGGTTACAGAACCCACAGGCTGACAATAAACAGTCCAAACCCTGGACTGG aTCACTGGTTGATACTGTGTATTCTTTAAGGGACCAAGTTAAAGCACTAGAAATG GAtcagaagaagatgaagaaagATTTGGAAGATGAAACAAAAGCTCGAAAATCTCTGGAAAACCTCATCAAAAAGTTTATGAAGAATCAGCAGTCAATGAATTTAGTAAATAAAGACAAAGAAATGGAGGAGAATCACACCTGA